The Deinococcus sedimenti genome includes a window with the following:
- a CDS encoding TolC family protein, which translates to MTDASPTLLVRAVLTAALLTAPGLSGPAAAQTAPPPPGLPAPVTTPTPAAGSLDALLLALRAAPGWRAADLTYRSAQLQLDSARLRAGLNLTAGASGSLSKVPWDGGDWTGNGTVTLSASLPVLPWSPLLEGVRSAERGVQTAALDLRAARGTLTAQLWQAYAGLRAAADALTLADAQVTLSAQLLEVARAQRTQGLLTESVLLDRQATLEAAQAGRDRAARAVTQARLGLTRLLGTDPLPATPDLSRPLPDLTPAGDEATLVARALAARPEVRRAQATLADALAGRDAAALGARLPDLTASVAAGQLASASGAAGRTVSGSLNFTTGVLGAQVSVPLREPRSPVSGVNLSLTASIPILGSTDGTVLRQAELGVQQAALAVDAARQSVELDVRTRVQAVQDERGALVAARTRVRAAALNVQAAQARLDAGLATRLDVAQATLNLTQAEQALSAQLDRVGVAGAALAQATADLDPLLLTLPAPLPTGGRP; encoded by the coding sequence ATGACCGACGCCTCCCCCACCCTGCTGGTCCGCGCCGTGCTGACCGCAGCCCTGCTGACCGCCCCCGGACTGTCCGGCCCGGCTGCCGCGCAGACCGCCCCTCCCCCACCCGGCCTGCCCGCGCCCGTCACCACGCCCACCCCGGCCGCAGGTTCGCTGGACGCGCTGCTGCTCGCGCTGCGCGCCGCCCCGGGCTGGCGCGCGGCGGACCTGACCTACCGCTCGGCGCAGCTGCAGCTCGACAGCGCCCGCCTGCGGGCCGGACTGAACCTGACAGCCGGCGCGAGCGGCAGCCTCTCGAAGGTCCCCTGGGACGGCGGCGACTGGACCGGGAACGGCACCGTCACCCTGAGCGCCAGCCTCCCCGTGCTGCCGTGGTCGCCGCTGCTCGAAGGTGTGCGCAGCGCCGAACGCGGCGTGCAGACGGCCGCGCTGGACCTGCGCGCCGCGCGCGGCACCCTGACCGCGCAGCTGTGGCAGGCGTACGCGGGCCTGCGCGCCGCAGCGGACGCCCTGACCCTCGCGGACGCGCAGGTCACCCTGAGCGCTCAGCTGCTGGAGGTCGCCCGCGCCCAGCGCACCCAGGGTCTGCTGACCGAGAGCGTCCTGCTGGACCGTCAGGCGACCCTGGAGGCCGCGCAGGCCGGCCGGGACCGCGCCGCGCGCGCCGTCACGCAGGCCCGGCTGGGCCTCACGCGCCTGCTGGGCACCGATCCGCTGCCCGCCACGCCCGACCTCAGCCGTCCCCTGCCCGACCTGACCCCCGCCGGGGACGAGGCGACCCTGGTCGCCCGCGCGCTGGCCGCACGCCCCGAGGTGCGCCGCGCCCAGGCCACCCTGGCCGACGCGCTGGCCGGGCGGGACGCGGCCGCCCTGGGCGCCCGCCTGCCGGACCTGACCGCGAGCGTGGCCGCGGGGCAGCTGGCGAGTGCCTCCGGAGCGGCGGGGCGCACGGTCAGCGGCAGCCTGAACTTCACGACCGGCGTGCTGGGCGCGCAGGTCAGCGTGCCGCTGCGTGAACCCCGGTCCCCCGTCAGTGGCGTGAACCTCTCGCTGACGGCTTCGATTCCGATCCTGGGCAGCACCGACGGCACCGTCCTGCGGCAGGCGGAACTGGGCGTGCAACAGGCCGCGCTGGCCGTGGACGCCGCGCGCCAGAGCGTCGAACTCGACGTCCGGACCCGCGTCCAGGCCGTGCAGGACGAACGCGGCGCGCTGGTCGCCGCCCGCACCCGGGTGAGGGCCGCCGCGCTGAACGTGCAGGCCGCGCAGGCGCGCCTGGACGCCGGGCTCGCCACGCGACTCGACGTGGCGCAGGCCACGCTGAACCTCACGCAGGCCGAGCAGGCGCTCAGCGCCCAGCTGGACCGCGTGGGGGTCGCGGGCGCCGCGCTCGCGCAGGCCACCGCCGATCTCGACCCACTGCTCCTGACCCTTCCCGCCCCCCTGCCCACCGGAGGCCGCCCATGA
- a CDS encoding TolC family protein: MKRTLTLILALSAASPLAHAQTTATLTLSSAVTRAVTQGVDVTTARANLQKAQANLRAVRADPTSLITTLTQAEQDVAAQTAALNAAKLGAAQAAVNGYVQAFEAAQRTALAQAQVNLSDRQLKIAQARLAARVATTLDVSRAQNALSGDRQDLANAQASLPVLEAALARTLNLPAGTDLRLGAPGDAPKLSVTLAALQSGLDKRLPALVQAANGVAFATLQVNLADNDYTPARTLEDARTALQNAARGLEDGTRGAQTGVRDAYRAAQDAQARVSVAREAAANAQSALRNAQARLKAGTAAAVEVQQAQLQAQQAELGVQQASGSVWRALAALGVAAGQDVTGLVN; this comes from the coding sequence ATGAAGCGCACCCTGACCCTGATCCTCGCCCTGAGTGCCGCCAGCCCCCTGGCCCACGCCCAGACCACCGCCACCCTGACCCTCAGCAGCGCCGTCACCCGCGCCGTCACGCAGGGCGTAGACGTGACCACCGCCCGCGCGAACCTGCAGAAGGCGCAGGCGAACCTGCGGGCCGTGCGGGCCGATCCCACCAGCCTCATCACGACACTCACGCAGGCCGAACAGGACGTCGCCGCGCAGACGGCCGCGCTGAACGCCGCCAAACTCGGCGCGGCGCAGGCGGCCGTCAACGGCTACGTGCAGGCCTTCGAGGCCGCGCAGCGGACCGCGCTGGCGCAGGCGCAGGTGAACCTCTCCGACCGGCAGCTGAAGATCGCGCAGGCGCGCCTCGCCGCGCGCGTGGCGACCACCCTGGACGTCAGCCGCGCGCAGAACGCCCTGAGTGGCGACCGCCAGGACCTCGCCAACGCCCAGGCGAGCCTGCCGGTGCTGGAGGCCGCGCTGGCCCGCACGCTGAACCTCCCTGCCGGGACCGACCTGCGGCTGGGCGCGCCCGGCGACGCGCCGAAACTCAGCGTGACGCTCGCCGCGCTGCAGAGCGGGCTGGACAAACGCCTGCCGGCGCTGGTGCAGGCCGCGAACGGCGTGGCGTTCGCCACGCTGCAGGTCAACCTGGCCGACAACGACTACACCCCGGCGCGCACGCTGGAAGACGCCCGCACCGCGCTTCAGAACGCGGCCCGCGGCCTGGAGGACGGCACGCGCGGCGCGCAGACCGGCGTGCGGGACGCGTACCGGGCCGCGCAGGACGCGCAGGCCCGCGTGAGCGTGGCGCGCGAGGCCGCCGCGAACGCCCAGTCGGCGCTGCGCAACGCCCAGGCCCGCCTGAAGGCCGGGACGGCCGCCGCGGTCGAGGTGCAGCAGGCGCAGCTTCAGGCGCAGCAGGCCGAGCTGGGCGTGCAGCAGGCTTCGGGCAGCGTGTGGCGCGCCCTGGCGGCGCTGGGCGTGGCCGCCGGGCAGGACGTGACCGGGCTGGTGAACTGA
- a CDS encoding efflux RND transporter periplasmic adaptor subunit — protein sequence MRRTTPLLLALTVMLGACAGNRDADVKNDLDAAPAKTTTLQVATTPARSGTLDTQRSVSGTIEAQRDSQVAAQAGGVVQRLLVQEGELVARGQVIAQLDDTTPRQALQNARLQVQQAEISLAQTRRTTQNNAGSLNAAVAAAQASLAQAQAGAQSAENLYRLGGISLSDVQAARAQLAQAQSALSQARANLSQNGQSAQGSVPLQEAQLAQARVSVQQAEENLARTSVRAPFAGTVAALNVEVGEFAQQGSAVARLVDPGSLRVKFNVPAADAATLVDGTALNVGYGGVNYVGTVTGAPGVAGTNRLVPVSARVQGGANLPVGAAAQVRYRVRLGQGILIPSGAVQADAGENVVYTVSGGVARRTPVSVVAESGALVAVRGLDAGAAVVSPIPASLQDGARVQTAPQTGATP from the coding sequence GTGCGGCGCACCACCCCCCTCCTGCTGGCCCTGACCGTGATGCTGGGCGCCTGCGCGGGCAACAGGGACGCCGACGTGAAGAACGACTTGGACGCCGCGCCCGCCAAGACGACCACCCTGCAGGTCGCCACCACGCCCGCGCGCAGCGGCACGCTGGACACCCAGCGCAGCGTCAGCGGCACCATCGAGGCGCAGCGGGACAGTCAGGTGGCCGCGCAGGCGGGCGGCGTCGTGCAGCGCCTGCTGGTGCAGGAGGGTGAGCTGGTCGCGCGCGGGCAGGTCATCGCGCAGCTGGACGACACCACGCCCCGTCAGGCGCTGCAGAACGCCCGCCTGCAGGTGCAGCAGGCCGAGATCAGCCTCGCGCAGACGCGCCGCACCACGCAGAACAACGCCGGCAGCCTGAACGCCGCCGTCGCGGCCGCGCAGGCCAGCCTGGCGCAGGCGCAGGCGGGCGCGCAGAGCGCCGAGAACCTCTACCGGCTGGGCGGCATCAGCCTGTCGGACGTGCAGGCCGCCCGCGCGCAGCTGGCGCAGGCGCAGAGCGCGCTGTCGCAGGCCCGCGCGAACCTGTCGCAGAACGGCCAGAGTGCCCAGGGCAGCGTGCCCCTGCAGGAGGCGCAGCTGGCGCAGGCGCGCGTCAGCGTGCAGCAGGCCGAGGAGAACCTGGCGCGCACCAGCGTGCGCGCGCCGTTCGCGGGGACCGTCGCCGCGCTGAACGTCGAGGTGGGCGAGTTCGCGCAGCAGGGCAGCGCCGTGGCCCGGCTGGTGGACCCCGGCAGCCTGCGCGTGAAGTTCAACGTGCCCGCCGCCGACGCCGCGACCCTGGTGGACGGCACCGCGCTGAACGTCGGGTACGGCGGCGTGAACTACGTCGGCACCGTGACCGGCGCGCCCGGCGTGGCCGGAACGAACCGGCTCGTGCCGGTCTCGGCCCGCGTGCAGGGCGGCGCGAACCTCCCGGTGGGCGCCGCGGCGCAGGTCCGCTACCGCGTGCGGCTGGGTCAGGGCATCCTGATTCCCAGCGGCGCCGTGCAGGCCGACGCGGGCGAGAACGTCGTGTACACCGTCAGCGGCGGCGTCGCCCGCCGCACCCCGGTCAGCGTGGTCGCCGAGAGCGGCGCGCTCGTCGCCGTGCGCGGCTTGGATGCGGGCGCCGCTGTCGTCAGTCCCATTCCCGCCAGCCTGCAGGACGGCGCGCGCGTGCAGACCGCCCCCCAGACCGGAGCCACCCCGTGA
- a CDS encoding efflux RND transporter permease subunit has translation MSTHESPEFNLPQGTLPDGTPEPKVHPLVAFSVKNYVFSVGIFVLLVLAGLAATFRLGVELLPNFEVPVLAVSTAYPGANPDQVDREVSRRIEDAVSTLAGVEDINTTSVSNQSAVVITFSDDTDVDAAANSVSQAVAAIRGTLPDGARAPVVQKFDPNATPILTLALLGGSNPPAQVTTFAEDVLVPRLERVDGVADVNVTGGPARQVQVLLDPARLQAYNLSPARVTQAIGASALDLPAGTVSQGGTQTQYATRNTPRSAADVATITLDSASGVQVGDVARVRDAAEDASSLARFNGQPAVLLSVRKASGTNSVAVADAVRAAMQAQPLPAGYNLKIASDTTRATLGSVKDTFKEFLLAIGAVAVICLLFLGRLNTVLSVVLAIPISISAAPLLYATLGFTFNIISLLAIIVAIGIVVDDSIVVAENVQRYRDLGYSRLRSVLLGGSEVFSAVTAASFALLAVLIPLSLMPGILGQFFSQFGLGIAAAIVLSWLESLLFLTVRMAYTNDPQPVGWAQLPGVLARFPALLQSSLRAVRSVGGWTGLILAGAAVSFLLKQAGLPLPVAIGVASLLAPLTLTVTRYVLGLLFALLEAVTGTLHGLTNGGVQRTARAYARSLDTALRRPWLVMLIAGLFLLSAPLAMRGVGFAFTPKSDGGIVAVDLSLPVGTDLNTTNRVTAQLEDALLKRPEVKLVETSVGAGNGVSGASANEASLTVTLVEKTERPGIDALVEDYTRLLTPIGTRTPGSELRVGTQQTGPGGSADITLALTAPNQTLLEARNREVMRLLGQDPNLRTVESSLSATRQERTFTPDATRLTGTGLSANDVAQALRTYNDGSVAGSVRDGDRSVDIVVRLDPALISSEQSLLTQTVFAPALSANLPLSQLGAFQLAQAPATLLRLNKAYTATLNINLVKGGPNPFAYQREIISRVEKAGLLAGGVTLGNASSFGSAGLTGDLVFYGPILMLLAIILTYLVLGSQFNSFRYPIYLQLPIPIAVVGAIWTLNFFGVNLDVITVLGMVILLGLSTKNSILYLEFVTERARSLPLREALLEAAELRFRPIIMTTLTVLVISIPLVLGQGEGAEFRRGLGIVILGGVITSTLLTFYVVPSVFWVFERRRLQPDVQPAPSGPQAPLGAGD, from the coding sequence GTGAGCACGCACGAATCTCCGGAATTCAACCTGCCGCAGGGCACGCTGCCCGACGGCACGCCGGAACCGAAGGTGCACCCGCTGGTGGCCTTCAGCGTGAAGAACTACGTGTTCTCGGTGGGGATCTTCGTGCTGCTGGTCCTGGCGGGTCTGGCCGCGACGTTCCGCCTGGGCGTGGAACTGCTGCCGAACTTCGAGGTGCCGGTCCTCGCGGTGTCCACCGCGTACCCCGGCGCGAACCCCGACCAGGTGGACCGCGAGGTCAGCCGCCGCATCGAGGACGCCGTCAGCACCCTGGCGGGCGTGGAGGACATCAACACCACCTCGGTCAGCAACCAGTCGGCGGTCGTGATCACCTTCAGCGACGACACCGACGTGGACGCAGCAGCCAACAGCGTGTCGCAGGCGGTCGCCGCAATCCGCGGCACGCTGCCCGACGGCGCCCGCGCCCCGGTCGTGCAGAAGTTCGACCCGAACGCCACCCCGATCCTGACCCTGGCGCTGCTGGGCGGCAGCAATCCCCCCGCGCAGGTCACCACCTTCGCCGAGGACGTCCTCGTGCCGCGCCTCGAGCGCGTGGACGGCGTCGCGGACGTGAACGTCACCGGCGGCCCCGCCCGGCAGGTGCAGGTGCTGCTCGACCCGGCCCGGCTGCAGGCCTACAACCTCAGCCCCGCGCGGGTCACGCAGGCGATCGGCGCCAGCGCCCTGGACCTCCCCGCCGGGACGGTCTCGCAGGGCGGCACGCAGACGCAGTACGCGACCCGCAACACGCCCCGCAGCGCCGCCGACGTGGCCACCATCACCCTGGACAGCGCCAGCGGCGTGCAGGTCGGGGACGTGGCCCGCGTGCGCGACGCCGCCGAGGACGCCAGCAGCCTCGCGCGGTTCAACGGGCAGCCCGCCGTGCTGCTCAGCGTCCGCAAGGCCAGCGGCACGAACTCCGTCGCGGTGGCCGACGCCGTGCGCGCCGCCATGCAGGCCCAGCCGCTCCCGGCTGGATACAACCTGAAGATCGCCAGCGACACCACCCGCGCCACGCTGGGCAGCGTCAAGGACACCTTCAAGGAATTCCTGCTCGCCATCGGCGCGGTCGCCGTGATCTGCCTGCTGTTCCTGGGCCGCCTGAACACCGTGCTGTCGGTCGTGCTGGCCATTCCCATCTCGATCAGCGCCGCGCCGCTGCTGTACGCCACGCTGGGCTTCACGTTCAACATCATCTCGCTGCTGGCGATCATCGTCGCGATCGGCATCGTCGTGGACGACTCGATCGTCGTCGCGGAGAACGTGCAGCGTTACCGCGACCTGGGCTACAGCCGCCTGCGCAGCGTCCTGCTGGGCGGCAGCGAGGTCTTCAGCGCCGTGACCGCCGCCAGCTTCGCGCTGCTCGCCGTGCTGATCCCCCTGAGCCTGATGCCCGGCATCCTGGGGCAGTTCTTCAGCCAGTTCGGCCTGGGCATCGCCGCCGCCATCGTGCTGTCGTGGCTGGAGAGCCTGCTGTTCCTCACGGTGCGCATGGCGTACACCAACGACCCGCAGCCCGTCGGCTGGGCGCAGCTGCCCGGCGTGCTGGCCCGCTTCCCGGCGCTGCTGCAGTCCAGCCTGCGGGCCGTGCGGTCCGTCGGCGGCTGGACCGGGCTGATCCTGGCGGGCGCCGCCGTGTCCTTCCTACTGAAACAGGCCGGACTGCCCCTCCCGGTCGCGATCGGCGTGGCGTCCCTGCTCGCCCCGCTGACGCTGACCGTGACGCGCTACGTGCTGGGCCTGCTGTTCGCCCTGCTGGAAGCCGTGACCGGCACGCTGCATGGCCTGACGAACGGCGGCGTGCAGCGCACCGCCCGCGCGTACGCCCGCAGCCTGGACACCGCGCTGCGCCGCCCCTGGCTGGTCATGCTGATCGCCGGACTGTTCCTGCTCAGCGCGCCCCTGGCCATGCGCGGAGTGGGTTTCGCATTCACGCCCAAATCCGACGGCGGGATCGTCGCCGTGGACCTCAGCCTGCCGGTCGGGACCGACCTGAACACCACCAACCGCGTGACCGCGCAACTCGAGGACGCCCTGCTGAAACGCCCCGAGGTGAAACTCGTCGAGACCAGCGTCGGCGCCGGAAACGGCGTCAGCGGCGCCAGCGCCAACGAGGCCAGCCTGACCGTCACCCTGGTCGAGAAGACCGAACGGCCCGGCATTGACGCGCTGGTCGAGGACTACACCCGCCTCCTCACGCCCATCGGGACCCGCACGCCCGGCAGTGAACTGCGGGTCGGGACGCAGCAGACCGGTCCCGGCGGCAGCGCCGACATCACCCTGGCCCTCACCGCGCCGAACCAGACGCTGCTGGAGGCGCGCAACCGCGAGGTCATGCGGCTGCTCGGACAGGACCCGAACCTCCGCACGGTCGAGAGCAGCCTCAGCGCCACCCGCCAGGAGCGCACCTTCACGCCCGACGCAACGCGCCTGACCGGCACCGGCCTGAGCGCCAACGACGTGGCGCAGGCCCTGCGCACGTACAACGACGGCTCGGTCGCGGGCAGCGTCCGCGACGGGGACCGCAGCGTGGACATCGTCGTGCGGCTCGACCCCGCCCTGATCAGCAGCGAACAGAGCCTCCTGACCCAGACCGTGTTCGCACCCGCCCTGAGCGCCAACCTGCCCCTGTCGCAGCTGGGCGCGTTCCAGCTGGCACAGGCGCCCGCCACGCTGCTGCGCCTGAACAAGGCCTACACCGCCACGCTGAACATCAACCTCGTCAAGGGCGGCCCGAACCCCTTCGCGTACCAGCGGGAGATCATCAGCCGCGTCGAGAAGGCCGGACTGCTCGCGGGCGGCGTGACGCTCGGAAACGCCAGCTCGTTCGGCAGCGCGGGCCTGACCGGGGACCTCGTGTTCTACGGCCCGATCCTGATGCTCCTGGCGATCATCCTGACGTACCTCGTGCTGGGCAGCCAGTTCAACTCGTTCCGGTACCCCATCTACCTGCAGCTGCCCATCCCCATCGCGGTGGTCGGCGCGATCTGGACCCTGAACTTCTTCGGCGTGAACCTGGACGTCATCACGGTGCTGGGCATGGTCATCCTGCTGGGCCTGAGCACCAAGAACTCCATCCTGTACCTGGAGTTCGTCACGGAACGCGCCCGGTCGCTCCCGCTGCGCGAGGCGCTGCTGGAGGCCGCCGAGCTGCGCTTCCGCCCGATCATCATGACCACCCTGACGGTGCTCGTCATCAGCATCCCGCTGGTTCTCGGCCAGGGCGAGGGCGCCGAGTTCCGCCGCGGCCTGGGCATCGTGATCCTCGGCGGGGTCATCACGTCCACCCTCCTGACCTTCTACGTGGTGCCCAGCGTGTTCTGGGTGTTCGAACGGCGCCGCCTCCAGCCGGACGTGCAGCCCGCCCCCAGCGGCCCGCAGGCCCCGCTGGGCGCCGGAGACTGA
- a CDS encoding HoxN/HupN/NixA family nickel/cobalt transporter yields MSGEGLWATVALVFALGARHGMDADHLAAIDGFSRLRPSRWTGVLFGLGHGLVVTALALLVDRLGEGFGLGWLSPYLFLGVAALNAWRLRPGTSRDSAAEQGAAGHRHGTPRALLASPFLMGLLLAVGMETSSQLSALALGGRVDPLLLGLVFTLGMVLTDGLDGLLASAVQRGGAARPGRARVASQVMGWVVVFLSLAFALAGFADVDLGEVAGPLGAATFAGLLTLRVWSRMGTPLGRA; encoded by the coding sequence ATGAGTGGGGAGGGTCTGTGGGCGACCGTGGCGCTGGTGTTCGCGCTGGGCGCGCGGCACGGGATGGACGCTGATCACCTGGCCGCCATTGATGGGTTCTCGCGGCTGCGGCCGAGCCGCTGGACGGGCGTGCTGTTCGGCCTGGGGCACGGGCTGGTCGTGACGGCCCTGGCGCTGCTGGTGGACCGCCTGGGTGAGGGCTTCGGGCTGGGCTGGCTCTCGCCGTACCTGTTCCTGGGTGTGGCGGCGCTGAACGCGTGGCGGTTGCGGCCCGGCACCTCCAGGGACAGCGCGGCTGAGCAGGGGGCGGCCGGGCACCGGCACGGCACGCCGCGCGCGCTGCTGGCCAGTCCGTTCCTGATGGGCCTGCTGCTGGCGGTGGGCATGGAGACCAGTTCGCAGTTGTCGGCGCTGGCGCTGGGCGGCCGGGTGGACCCGCTGCTGCTGGGGCTGGTGTTCACGCTGGGAATGGTGCTGACCGACGGGCTGGACGGCCTGCTGGCGTCCGCCGTGCAGCGTGGCGGGGCGGCCCGGCCGGGCCGGGCGCGCGTGGCGTCGCAGGTGATGGGCTGGGTGGTCGTGTTCCTGTCGCTGGCCTTCGCGCTGGCGGGCTTCGCGGACGTGGACCTGGGCGAGGTGGCCGGGCCGCTGGGCGCCGCGACGTTTGCGGGCCTGCTGACCCTGCGGGTCTGGAGCCGGATGGGCACGCCACTGGGGCGCGCGTGA